A single Pedobacter sp. PACM 27299 DNA region contains:
- a CDS encoding PhoH family protein, translating to MSQPSQKRNSAKKKIFVLDTSVILYDHNAFNNFQEHDVAIPIQVLEELDNMKNGNETRNAEARSFIRLIDQASGEKIMNQWIPLKGIKQGHFKVVMDHKPTIFDAELVFGPGKFDHRILNAALSLQEEFPEKKVVLVSKDICLRLKAKSLDLHAEDYETGKVKNVDALYTGKTILSNVDAQLFETLKNEGHIAASALLLDASPGNHFYILKSKRKTQTAYHDVRSDQLLRVKPQKVFNISPRNEEQSMAINALLNPAVKLVTIQGKAGTGKTLLAIASALEMRKEYRQIYVTRPIVALSNKDIGFLPGDAKSKIDPYMAPIWDNLRFIKEQYQHDPKTQARIEEFVQTEKILIAPLAYIRGRTLTKIFFIVDEAQNLTPHEIKTIISRAGEETKIVFTGDIYQIDTPYLDAESNGLSYLIESAKNHPLYAHITLDKGERSELANLANDLL from the coding sequence ATGAGTCAACCTTCCCAAAAGCGTAATTCTGCGAAAAAAAAGATCTTTGTGCTGGATACTTCAGTTATTCTATATGATCATAATGCCTTTAATAATTTTCAGGAACATGATGTGGCTATCCCCATCCAGGTATTGGAGGAGCTAGACAACATGAAAAATGGGAATGAAACCCGAAATGCAGAGGCCAGAAGTTTTATCCGTTTAATAGACCAGGCTTCGGGAGAGAAAATTATGAATCAATGGATTCCACTGAAAGGGATTAAACAGGGGCATTTTAAGGTGGTAATGGATCACAAGCCGACGATTTTTGATGCGGAACTGGTTTTTGGACCAGGTAAATTCGACCATCGCATTCTAAATGCAGCACTGAGTTTACAGGAAGAGTTTCCGGAAAAGAAGGTGGTACTGGTCTCCAAAGACATCTGTTTAAGGTTAAAGGCTAAATCGCTGGATCTTCATGCGGAAGATTATGAAACTGGGAAAGTAAAAAATGTGGATGCACTGTACACAGGGAAAACAATTCTTTCCAATGTAGATGCGCAGCTTTTTGAAACCTTGAAAAATGAAGGTCATATTGCTGCCTCAGCCCTGCTGCTGGATGCCAGCCCAGGGAATCATTTTTATATCCTGAAAAGTAAAAGAAAAACTCAAACTGCTTATCATGATGTGCGCAGTGATCAGTTGCTCCGTGTGAAGCCACAAAAGGTTTTCAATATTTCTCCTAGAAATGAGGAGCAGAGCATGGCCATCAATGCCTTACTTAATCCGGCAGTAAAATTGGTCACTATTCAGGGGAAAGCAGGGACAGGAAAAACCTTACTCGCGATTGCCAGTGCTTTAGAAATGCGCAAAGAGTACCGTCAGATTTATGTGACCCGGCCAATTGTGGCCTTAAGTAATAAGGATATTGGGTTTTTACCTGGGGATGCGAAATCAAAGATTGATCCTTATATGGCACCCATTTGGGATAACCTCCGGTTTATTAAAGAGCAGTATCAGCATGATCCGAAAACTCAGGCCAGGATTGAAGAATTTGTACAGACAGAAAAGATCCTGATCGCTCCGCTCGCTTATATCAGGGGCAGAACACTGACGAAGATCTTTTTCATTGTAGATGAAGCACAGAACCTGACTCCTCATGAAATAAAAACCATCATTTCACGTGCAGGGGAAGAAACAAAGATTGTTTTTACAGGGGATATTTATCAGATTGATACCCCTTATCTGGATGCAGAAAGTAATGGTTTGTCTTACTTGATTGAAAGTGCGAAAAACCATCCGCTCTATGCACACATTACGCTGGATAAAGGGGAGCGCAGTGAGCTCGCCAATTTGGCCAATGATTTACTCTAG
- a CDS encoding antibiotic biosynthesis monooxygenase family protein: MILEVAILDVIPQETRSFERDFEKASSIISSIKGYRDHQLQRCLEVPNRYILLVNWEELEDHTIGFRQSAGYQDWKSLLHKYYDPFPTVAHYELVYSSTAADIAPVAVSQKSNDNQQ; this comes from the coding sequence ATGATTTTAGAAGTAGCTATATTAGACGTAATTCCTCAGGAAACGCGCTCTTTTGAGAGAGATTTTGAAAAAGCGTCCAGTATCATCAGCAGTATCAAAGGTTATCGTGACCATCAGTTGCAAAGATGTCTGGAGGTTCCCAACCGCTATATTTTATTGGTGAACTGGGAAGAACTGGAAGACCATACCATCGGCTTTAGACAGTCAGCGGGTTATCAGGACTGGAAATCATTACTGCATAAATATTATGATCCCTTTCCTACGGTAGCGCATTATGAGCTGGTGTATTCCAGCACAGCTGCTGATATTGCTCCTGTGGCGGTAAGCCAGAAATCCAACGATAATCAGCAGTAG
- a CDS encoding ATP-binding protein translates to MANNVNITSKGIRKVLRLYNEKQALAEYIWNGFDAKANTILIDYTFNALGSIESLKVADNGYGINFSLLKDKFNPFYESEKALEQSIHLHKSTMHGKNGVGRLTFFTFAHAAEWNTTYEENGQFKNGSIKVAVGELNNYEAKLLNENVQEKKAGTTVSFSNVQLSKEAMELGIIPYLQAEFCWFLELHKNRGFSIVINGEPLVYQDNIIDQEDDLVFRYPESNTTFKVKFIQWKESLHKELSKNYFINHKGQEVYKDYTTLNKKADEYYHSVFIESEFFDEFDFSRTDYEAQVKLYARTKSSPEYKFLIKKVNELLRAKRKPFLKEFSNKLMEKYALEGVLPSFKEEEVSQKTDLIETLKVMYELQPKLFSGLSIDQKKAFVRFTHVLLNSNQRAQLFQVIEGIVELEAEEKEELMSFLAG, encoded by the coding sequence ATGGCCAATAACGTAAATATCACTTCCAAAGGAATTAGAAAAGTCTTGCGTCTTTACAACGAAAAACAAGCACTGGCAGAGTACATCTGGAATGGTTTTGACGCAAAAGCAAATACCATTTTAATAGATTATACTTTCAATGCGCTAGGAAGTATAGAAAGTTTGAAGGTGGCAGACAATGGTTATGGCATCAATTTCTCTTTATTAAAAGATAAGTTTAATCCATTTTATGAATCTGAAAAAGCCTTGGAACAAAGCATCCATCTGCATAAGTCTACCATGCACGGAAAGAATGGGGTAGGGAGACTCACCTTTTTTACTTTTGCGCATGCTGCGGAATGGAACACCACCTACGAGGAAAACGGACAGTTCAAAAATGGCAGCATAAAAGTCGCAGTTGGGGAATTGAACAATTATGAAGCTAAGCTTTTGAATGAAAATGTACAGGAGAAAAAGGCAGGAACTACGGTTTCTTTTTCAAATGTGCAGTTGTCAAAAGAAGCCATGGAATTGGGTATCATCCCTTATTTGCAGGCGGAATTCTGCTGGTTTCTGGAGCTCCATAAAAACCGTGGTTTTTCCATTGTGATCAATGGGGAACCTTTAGTTTATCAGGATAATATCATTGATCAGGAAGATGACCTGGTCTTTAGATATCCGGAAAGTAACACCACATTTAAAGTGAAATTCATCCAATGGAAGGAATCACTACACAAAGAATTATCGAAGAACTATTTTATAAATCATAAGGGTCAGGAAGTTTATAAAGACTATACTACGCTGAACAAGAAAGCAGATGAATATTATCATAGTGTTTTCATTGAAAGTGAATTCTTTGATGAGTTTGATTTCAGCAGAACCGATTATGAAGCGCAGGTAAAGCTCTATGCGCGTACCAAATCTTCTCCTGAATATAAGTTCCTGATCAAAAAGGTGAACGAGTTATTGAGGGCCAAAAGAAAACCTTTTTTAAAAGAATTTTCTAACAAGCTGATGGAAAAGTATGCGTTGGAAGGGGTGTTGCCCTCGTTTAAAGAAGAGGAGGTCAGCCAAAAAACTGACTTGATCGAAACTTTAAAAGTGATGTATGAGTTGCAGCCTAAACTATTTAGTGGTTTAAGTATTGATCAAAAGAAAGCTTTTGTCAGGTTTACTCATGTATTGCTCAATTCGAATCAAAGAGCGCAGCTGTTTCAGGTGATCGAAGGGATCGTAGAACTGGAAGCGGAAGAAAAAGAAGAATTGATGAGCTTTTTAGCGGGCTAA
- a CDS encoding GIN domain-containing protein: MKTSIKTLFASALTAIILTSSAFTTIAKDKSPASKNAAVKFNKVVVTGNANVILIQGNTEGVNSYDEVQASSNSIQQKGYTLYINSTDKSTIYVHVKDLQRIDAAETATIKTRGSFDLAVLQIFLKDGAKANVNATIGSLYTEMSGKSDLKLSGSSTEHHLVRNDVSQLNQTDFVIAKL, translated from the coding sequence ATGAAAACTTCCATCAAAACATTATTCGCCTCAGCTTTAACTGCTATCATTTTAACTTCTTCAGCTTTCACAACTATCGCTAAAGACAAATCCCCAGCCAGCAAAAATGCCGCCGTAAAATTCAATAAAGTAGTGGTTACAGGAAATGCAAATGTGATCCTGATCCAGGGAAATACAGAAGGTGTCAACAGTTATGATGAAGTACAGGCGAGCAGCAATAGCATTCAGCAAAAAGGATATACATTATATATCAACTCAACCGACAAAAGCACCATCTATGTTCATGTGAAAGACCTGCAAAGAATTGATGCTGCAGAAACTGCCACCATCAAAACCCGTGGTTCCTTTGACCTGGCTGTACTTCAGATCTTCTTAAAAGACGGTGCAAAAGCAAACGTGAATGCAACTATAGGTAGTCTATATACAGAAATGAGCGGAAAATCAGACTTAAAATTAAGTGGATCATCAACTGAACACCACCTAGTAAGAAATGATGTATCTCAACTTAATCAAACAGATTTCGTGATTGCAAAATTATAA
- a CDS encoding EamA family transporter: protein MKKNILLNIPPLPAVLLAIISVQAGAAIAKGLFPAIGPTATASLRIGLSAIILLVANRPNLFKLTGAQWKAVIPYGLALGAMNVIFYMAIKRIPLGLGVTLEFIGPLLLAVCNSKRALDYLWVLLAAAGIALIAPWSNEGLDLIGVLLALLAGGFWAAYIVLGSRISKIMKGGDAVSVGMIFATLLVVPFGFFGGGFSQITPTLLLLGGALALLSSAIPFTLEMSALGQMPARTFSILMSMEPAVASLAGIVFLSEHLSFFEYLAVALVVIASAGATLTSKKETL from the coding sequence ATGAAAAAAAATATCCTGCTTAATATCCCACCATTACCCGCAGTGTTATTGGCCATCATAAGTGTACAAGCGGGCGCGGCAATTGCAAAAGGACTTTTCCCAGCTATTGGGCCTACAGCTACTGCTTCTCTTCGCATCGGATTATCTGCCATCATTCTATTGGTTGCAAATCGCCCAAATCTGTTCAAACTGACCGGAGCTCAATGGAAAGCCGTGATTCCTTATGGTCTTGCATTGGGTGCGATGAATGTGATTTTTTACATGGCGATTAAACGCATTCCTCTGGGATTAGGTGTGACGCTTGAATTTATCGGTCCTTTATTATTGGCGGTATGTAACTCTAAACGCGCACTGGATTACCTTTGGGTATTGCTTGCCGCAGCTGGAATTGCCTTAATTGCCCCCTGGTCTAACGAAGGTCTGGACTTGATCGGCGTACTGCTAGCGCTATTGGCGGGAGGATTCTGGGCTGCATACATTGTATTGGGCAGTCGGATTTCTAAAATTATGAAAGGTGGTGATGCGGTTTCCGTAGGCATGATCTTCGCCACATTACTCGTAGTTCCATTTGGATTCTTCGGTGGTGGTTTCAGCCAAATTACCCCAACCTTATTATTACTTGGCGGCGCATTGGCACTTTTATCCAGTGCCATTCCATTTACTTTAGAAATGAGTGCATTAGGGCAAATGCCTGCACGTACTTTCAGTATTCTGATGAGTATGGAGCCTGCAGTTGCCTCATTAGCTGGAATCGTATTCTTATCGGAACACCTTTCTTTTTTCGAATACCTTGCCGTAGCCTTAGTCGTGATTGCTAGTGCCGGTGCAACGCTGACTTCGAAAAAAGAAACTTTATAA
- a CDS encoding RagB/SusD family nutrient uptake outer membrane protein — translation MKRNITYVAIAALAILSSCKQQLNLSPEGAPSAQNFWKTPEDALKAESGLYEKYNDENFYGRGMFWFINASDDMVTGRNKPEGDNIKNFNKTYVGGGYTETQWSMRYAVIKRANDIINKVPAIPMDENLKKQVIGDAYFNSALVYFQLAANYGNEKAGVPIVGLDSDPSQAIPRAKNVNENYDYIIQLFLKAADQLPYFKDMKATDYGKAHKTAAWAYLSKVYLYKKDYPNAVKYADMVINSGQHELIMTKFSDVFKAVNNWSKEYIWSVVCTPNGGGTGWGSKLPGVMLTNKGWGIYNGWGYFLPTKELYDAYEANDQRREATILKTDDKFLYFGKERSFTKDGGATSDYQFKKYMEPFSYENPIPTHVNPNGDNGTTDLNVPLMRYAEVLLIKAEAAIMVSGAGAGDTELNKIRLRAGLTAKSGMNMTDLKRERRSELAGEWADRHRDLVRWGDAQATYALPLHDSEGNVIWPSRAFNPQVHDVWAVPQREIDNSAGVITQNPGW, via the coding sequence ATGAAACGAAATATAACGTATGTAGCCATTGCAGCACTGGCAATTTTAAGTTCCTGTAAACAACAACTGAACCTTAGTCCAGAAGGTGCACCCTCTGCCCAGAATTTCTGGAAAACACCTGAAGATGCCTTAAAAGCAGAAAGTGGCTTGTATGAAAAATACAATGATGAGAATTTTTATGGAAGAGGGATGTTCTGGTTTATCAATGCCAGTGATGATATGGTGACTGGCAGGAATAAGCCGGAAGGTGATAACATTAAAAACTTCAATAAAACTTATGTTGGTGGTGGATATACAGAAACGCAATGGTCAATGCGTTATGCAGTGATTAAACGTGCCAACGATATCATTAACAAAGTACCAGCTATTCCAATGGATGAAAACCTGAAGAAACAGGTGATTGGTGATGCTTATTTTAATTCGGCATTGGTATATTTTCAATTGGCGGCTAATTATGGAAATGAGAAAGCAGGAGTGCCAATTGTAGGTCTGGATAGTGATCCTTCACAAGCGATTCCGAGAGCAAAAAACGTGAATGAAAACTATGACTATATCATTCAGCTGTTTTTGAAAGCAGCAGATCAATTGCCTTACTTCAAGGATATGAAAGCTACAGATTATGGAAAAGCCCATAAAACAGCCGCCTGGGCATATTTGTCAAAGGTTTACCTGTATAAAAAGGACTATCCTAATGCCGTAAAATACGCAGATATGGTGATCAATTCTGGTCAGCATGAACTGATCATGACTAAGTTTTCGGATGTTTTCAAAGCGGTAAATAACTGGTCTAAAGAATACATCTGGTCGGTAGTGTGTACCCCTAATGGAGGTGGTACGGGTTGGGGAAGTAAGCTTCCTGGAGTAATGCTGACCAATAAAGGATGGGGCATTTACAATGGCTGGGGTTATTTTCTGCCTACTAAAGAATTGTATGATGCTTATGAGGCTAATGACCAGCGCAGAGAAGCTACTATTTTGAAAACCGATGATAAGTTTTTATACTTCGGTAAGGAACGCAGTTTTACGAAAGATGGCGGGGCAACCTCTGATTATCAGTTTAAAAAATACATGGAACCTTTCTCTTATGAAAACCCAATCCCAACACATGTTAATCCTAATGGAGACAATGGAACCACAGATCTGAATGTTCCTTTGATGCGTTATGCAGAAGTATTGCTGATCAAAGCGGAAGCGGCCATTATGGTAAGCGGAGCCGGAGCTGGTGATACGGAACTAAATAAAATCAGGCTTCGTGCCGGTTTAACTGCAAAATCAGGTATGAATATGACCGATTTGAAAAGAGAACGCCGGAGTGAGCTTGCTGGAGAATGGGCAGATCGTCACAGAGATTTAGTGAGGTGGGGAGATGCACAGGCCACCTATGCACTGCCTCTGCACGATTCAGAAGGAAATGTGATTTGGCCATCCAGAGCATTTAATCCTCAGGTTCATGATGTCTGGGCAGTACCACAAAGAGAAATCGACAATAGTGCTGGAGTAATTACTCAGAATCCAGGCTGGTAG
- a CDS encoding DinB family protein yields the protein MKDYFFNLLAFDHWTNVRLIQSMQTATDIPQRAKDLFNHLLATTRVWRSRMAGEMQDVEVWEKFDEQEWQELLDQNYQLMKGFMEQLQVEDLHRKIRYYNTKGVAYETIVSDILTHLIVHSGYHQGQIVSLMKPFLSTYPDLMYITYTREKK from the coding sequence ATGAAGGACTATTTTTTTAACCTCCTGGCTTTTGACCATTGGACCAATGTGAGGCTGATTCAATCTATGCAAACCGCTACGGATATTCCACAGCGTGCGAAAGATCTTTTTAACCATTTACTCGCTACCACAAGGGTATGGAGGAGTAGGATGGCAGGAGAAATGCAGGATGTGGAAGTCTGGGAGAAATTTGATGAGCAGGAATGGCAGGAACTACTGGATCAGAATTATCAATTAATGAAGGGTTTTATGGAGCAGCTGCAAGTAGAAGACCTTCATCGTAAAATACGCTATTATAATACAAAAGGAGTTGCTTATGAGACCATTGTGTCAGATATTTTAACCCACCTTATTGTTCATTCAGGATACCACCAGGGACAAATCGTTAGCCTGATGAAACCGTTTCTCAGTACCTATCCAGACCTGATGTACATCACTTATACCCGCGAAAAGAAATGA
- a CDS encoding arylsulfatase encodes MEKRAVFIGVIAQLFLGWISVNDGFAQKKPNVIYIYADDLGYAEIGAYGQEKIKTPNLDRLAKEGIKFTDHYTGTPVCAPARAMLMTGKHGGHAYIRGNYELGGFPDSEERGQMPLKEGTFTLGHLMQQAGYKTALVGKWGLGMNGTSGSPLKQGFDYYYGLLDQKQAHSFYPTHLWENDKQDTLDNTFINVHRALDPQKASPKDFDYYKGKVYAPEKMTEKALAFIDQNKENPFFLYLPYPLPHVSLQAPDDFVKPYIGKFEEQPYYGQQGYAPNRYPYATYAAMITFLDAQVGIIMEKIKALGLDENTIIMFSSDNGTTFNGGVNAKYFNSVDGLRGLKTDVYEGGIREPFLARWPGKIKPGSTSHLISAQYDLLATMADLTGQKLENTDGISFLPSLTGKNKAQKTHPYLYFEFPEKGGQLAIRMGDWKGVRTNVRKDPNSLWQVYHLKTDRNETKDLASSHPELVTQFEAIVKKEHQDSHVKDWNFL; translated from the coding sequence ATGGAAAAACGCGCGGTGTTTATAGGGGTTATTGCTCAACTTTTTTTAGGATGGATCTCAGTTAATGATGGCTTTGCTCAAAAGAAGCCAAATGTCATTTATATTTATGCAGACGATCTTGGCTATGCAGAAATTGGTGCTTATGGACAAGAGAAAATCAAGACTCCCAACCTGGATCGCCTGGCAAAAGAGGGAATAAAATTTACCGATCACTATACGGGGACGCCAGTTTGTGCACCTGCCAGAGCCATGCTCATGACTGGTAAACATGGCGGACATGCTTATATTCGAGGAAATTATGAACTTGGAGGTTTTCCGGATAGTGAAGAGCGTGGCCAGATGCCTTTGAAGGAAGGCACCTTTACCCTTGGTCATTTGATGCAGCAGGCAGGTTATAAAACTGCGCTTGTTGGGAAATGGGGATTGGGTATGAACGGTACTTCAGGTTCTCCATTGAAGCAAGGTTTTGATTATTATTACGGCTTGCTGGATCAGAAACAGGCGCATAGTTTTTACCCGACACATTTATGGGAAAATGACAAACAGGATACATTGGACAACACCTTTATCAATGTTCACCGCGCATTGGATCCCCAAAAAGCAAGTCCTAAAGATTTCGACTATTATAAAGGTAAAGTTTACGCGCCTGAGAAAATGACGGAAAAAGCACTGGCCTTTATCGATCAAAACAAAGAAAATCCTTTCTTTCTATATCTTCCATACCCTTTGCCACATGTTTCTTTACAGGCACCAGATGACTTTGTGAAACCTTATATAGGGAAATTTGAAGAGCAGCCCTATTATGGTCAGCAAGGGTATGCGCCAAATCGGTATCCATATGCTACCTATGCTGCGATGATTACCTTTTTAGATGCACAGGTTGGGATCATTATGGAAAAAATTAAGGCGCTGGGCTTAGATGAAAATACGATCATTATGTTTTCCAGCGACAACGGAACCACTTTCAATGGAGGTGTCAATGCAAAATACTTCAATAGTGTGGATGGTCTGAGAGGATTGAAAACAGATGTTTATGAAGGCGGGATCAGAGAGCCATTTCTGGCCAGATGGCCAGGGAAAATCAAACCTGGATCTACCAGTCACCTGATCTCTGCACAATATGATCTTTTAGCCACAATGGCCGATTTAACAGGTCAGAAGCTGGAAAATACAGATGGAATTTCTTTTCTACCCAGCTTAACAGGTAAAAACAAAGCACAGAAAACTCATCCATACCTTTACTTTGAATTTCCTGAAAAGGGCGGACAATTAGCGATTAGAATGGGAGACTGGAAAGGCGTACGAACCAATGTGAGGAAAGACCCCAATAGCCTATGGCAGGTTTATCATCTGAAAACTGATCGTAATGAAACTAAAGACCTGGCATCAAGCCATCCGGAATTAGTGACACAATTCGAAGCTATCGTGAAAAAAGAACATCAGGACAGTCATGTGAAGGATTGGAACTTTTTGTAA
- a CDS encoding alkaline phosphatase translates to MDIKNIIRSAVFATALFAMEAKAQHGLGFNSGHSHNDYHQNIPLLTAYYAGMGAIEADVFLKNGVLYVAHDASEITPEATLKALYLEPLARFYRKNGNQPYADAKMKLQLVVDIKEDYPSVLAQLIKDLAAYPGVFNDQLNSNAIRIVISGDVPKPADFQNYPVYLSFDGRPYVNYAADQLKRVAMISDDLKNYTSWNGKGNPTPGDLLKMKTLIDAAHAQNKPFRFWATQDSPNTWIVLERLGVDWINTDQPGKLKDFYIHKDKLTYTNPVAYPVYTPEYKVDGLNKPVKNVILLIGDGMGLAQIHAGSIANHGKLNMSNVANVGFSQTAAADAGNTDSAAGASAMAIGEKTNNRYIGVGPDGRKVTNLVDTLAGYGIKSGVISVGDLTDATPAAFYAHQLDRAMSEEIAADLLQSKAEILLGSNQKSFLKNKDTALISKLKSQGFQLSTSAGDFFQQTQGKQLVVLSDSATRPVKDGRGDLLKASLQHTLKLLSANKPGFFIMAEGAQIDYGGHVNDLPYVVTELHDFDKAVAAALQFADQNKETLVLITADHETGGLTLLDASAEKGMITGSFSTNDHTNIMVPVFAYGPGSADFKGTYPNHELFHKILKVMELKNKKKLK, encoded by the coding sequence ATGGATATAAAAAATATCATTCGCTCGGCAGTTTTTGCAACTGCTTTATTTGCGATGGAAGCAAAGGCCCAGCATGGTTTAGGCTTTAATTCTGGCCATAGCCACAACGATTATCATCAAAATATACCCCTGTTAACCGCTTATTATGCAGGGATGGGTGCTATTGAAGCAGATGTGTTTCTGAAAAATGGAGTTTTGTATGTGGCACATGATGCCTCAGAAATTACACCAGAAGCGACATTAAAGGCACTTTATCTGGAGCCTTTAGCAAGATTTTACCGCAAGAACGGAAATCAGCCTTATGCGGATGCAAAGATGAAACTGCAATTGGTAGTGGATATTAAAGAGGATTACCCATCAGTATTGGCACAGCTGATTAAAGATCTGGCTGCTTATCCGGGAGTTTTCAACGATCAGCTCAACTCAAATGCCATTCGAATTGTGATTAGCGGAGATGTTCCTAAACCGGCTGATTTTCAGAATTATCCAGTTTACTTATCTTTTGATGGCCGACCTTATGTCAATTATGCTGCTGATCAATTGAAAAGAGTAGCAATGATCAGTGATGACCTGAAAAATTATACTTCCTGGAATGGAAAGGGAAATCCAACGCCTGGCGATCTGCTGAAAATGAAAACGTTGATCGATGCCGCACATGCACAAAATAAGCCTTTCAGATTTTGGGCCACACAAGACAGTCCTAATACCTGGATCGTTTTAGAAAGATTAGGTGTAGATTGGATCAATACCGATCAGCCAGGAAAACTAAAAGATTTTTATATCCATAAGGATAAATTGACCTATACCAATCCAGTGGCTTATCCGGTATATACACCGGAATACAAAGTTGATGGACTGAATAAACCGGTTAAAAACGTAATCCTGCTGATCGGTGATGGGATGGGGCTGGCACAGATTCACGCGGGTTCCATTGCCAATCATGGAAAGCTAAATATGAGCAATGTTGCCAATGTTGGTTTTTCTCAAACCGCTGCTGCTGATGCTGGGAATACAGATTCTGCTGCCGGTGCTTCTGCAATGGCCATTGGCGAGAAAACCAACAACCGTTATATTGGTGTTGGTCCAGATGGACGGAAAGTCACTAATTTGGTAGATACATTGGCGGGTTATGGCATTAAAAGTGGGGTCATCAGTGTCGGAGACCTGACTGATGCAACTCCTGCGGCTTTTTATGCACATCAACTGGATAGGGCAATGTCGGAAGAGATTGCCGCAGATTTGCTGCAGAGCAAAGCAGAGATCTTACTGGGTTCCAATCAAAAGAGCTTTTTGAAAAATAAGGATACAGCATTGATCAGCAAACTGAAAAGTCAAGGGTTTCAATTGAGTACCAGTGCCGGAGATTTCTTCCAGCAGACACAGGGAAAACAATTGGTTGTATTATCAGATAGTGCCACCAGACCGGTAAAAGATGGACGTGGAGATTTACTGAAAGCAAGTTTGCAGCATACTTTGAAGCTATTATCGGCAAATAAACCTGGATTTTTCATCATGGCTGAAGGTGCACAGATTGATTATGGAGGTCATGTGAATGATTTACCTTATGTGGTGACAGAACTGCATGATTTCGATAAAGCGGTTGCCGCTGCGTTACAATTTGCAGATCAGAATAAAGAAACCTTGGTGTTGATCACTGCCGATCATGAGACAGGTGGCTTAACTTTATTAGACGCTTCCGCGGAAAAAGGAATGATCACAGGCTCATTTAGCACAAATGACCATACCAATATTATGGTGCCGGTATTTGCTTATGGCCCAGGATCCGCAGATTTTAAAGGAACTTATCCAAATCATGAACTGTTTCATAAAATACTTAAAGTAATGGAGTTGAAGAATAAAAAGAAACTCAAATAA